Proteins encoded within one genomic window of Vanrija pseudolonga chromosome 3, complete sequence:
- the Macrod1 gene encoding O-acetyl-ADP-ribose deacetylase MACROD1 — MPFTDPASLPTIADLPASDAKPKYKPDASINKRVSIWREGDITKLEADMIVNAANKSLLGGGGVDGAIHRAAGPGLLRECRTLGGANTGEVKATDGYNLPSKRVAHAVGPIYDEDEADLCEEELTSCYKRSLELCATHGGGSIGFSSISTGIYGYPIVDATRVALETTRKFLQEDTSVTRVVYVVFSERDQEVYETLAPEYFPPVSGDATAATATATQGGGE; from the exons ATGCCGTTCACCGAcccggcgtcgctgcctACGATTGCCGATCTGCCCGCGTCCGACGCCAAGCCAAAGTACAAGCCTGACGCCTCGATCAACAAGCGCGTCAGCATCTGGCGGG AAGGCGACatcaccaagctcgag GCCGACATGATTGTGAATGCCGCAAACAAG AGCCTCcttggaggcggcggagTCGACGGGGCGAtccaccgcgccgcgggccCAGGCCTTCTCCGCGAGTGCCgcaccctcggcggcgctAACACgggcgaggtcaaggccacGGACGGTTACAAT CTTCCGTCCAAGCGGGTCGCGCATGCCGTCGGGCCCATTTACGACGAAGATGAGGCTGATCTgtgcgaggaggagctcacAAGCTGCTACAAGCGCTCGCTTGAGCTCTGTGCGACGCACGGAGGCGGAAGCATAGGCTTCTCGAGCATCTCGACTGGTATTT ACGGATACCCGATTGTGGATGCCACGCGCGTTGCGCTCGAGACGACTCGCAAGTTTCTGCAGGAGGACACATCG GTGACTCGAGTTGTCTATGTCGTCTTTTCCGAGCGGGATCAAGAGGTGTATGAGACGCTGGCACCAGAGTACTTCCCCCCGGTTAGTGGGgatgccaccgccgccactgccacagCGACTcagggcggtggcgagtAG